The Luteolibacter arcticus genome has a window encoding:
- a CDS encoding LytR/AlgR family response regulator transcription factor codes for MKKFRCLIVDDEELARERVRSLLACEPDIEIAGEAADGEGALAMCVELRPELLFLDIQMPRLSGFDVLEELPADPAPAVIFTTAYDTHAVRAFEVSAVDYLLKPFKAARFKEAIERARERLASGSDGGLAQLKSHLHTIDGGPRVLVKSPERIIFVRAGEIDHVEAAGNYLVLHCGTERHIVRETMAAMTDRLEPYGFMRVSRSAIINLSRLREVQPMGAGSYCVILKSGARVDMTSPLRDLQERLGAG; via the coding sequence ATGAAAAAGTTCCGCTGTCTGATCGTGGACGATGAAGAGCTGGCCCGCGAACGGGTCCGCAGTCTGTTAGCCTGCGAGCCAGACATCGAGATCGCCGGGGAGGCAGCCGATGGAGAGGGCGCGCTCGCTATGTGTGTGGAGTTGCGGCCGGAGCTGCTCTTCTTGGACATCCAGATGCCACGGCTGAGTGGCTTCGATGTGCTGGAGGAACTGCCCGCCGATCCCGCGCCGGCGGTGATCTTCACCACGGCGTATGATACCCACGCGGTGCGCGCATTTGAAGTGAGCGCGGTGGATTACCTGCTGAAGCCCTTCAAGGCAGCTCGCTTCAAGGAGGCCATCGAGCGTGCCCGCGAGCGGCTGGCCTCGGGGTCGGATGGGGGGCTGGCGCAGTTGAAGTCGCACCTGCACACCATCGATGGCGGCCCGCGGGTGCTGGTGAAGTCGCCGGAGCGCATCATCTTCGTCCGCGCCGGAGAGATTGATCATGTCGAGGCAGCGGGGAATTACCTGGTGCTCCACTGCGGTACCGAGCGGCACATCGTACGCGAGACCATGGCGGCGATGACCGACCGGCTGGAGCCGTATGGCTTCATGCGCGTGAGCCGCTCGGCGATCATCAACCTGTCCCGACTGCGTGAGGTGCAGCCGATGGGGGCGGGAAGCTATTGCGTGATCCTGAAGTCCGGCGCGCGCGTGGACATGACCAGCCCGCTGCGCGATCTGCAGGAACGGCTGGGTGCAGGCTGA